The following are encoded in a window of Thalassotalea insulae genomic DNA:
- a CDS encoding aminotransferase class I/II-fold pyridoxal phosphate-dependent enzyme yields MSFSFLTQQLAKQQQQHLYRQRQLVEQQAGREIQIAGKNYLNFSANDYLGLNHHPAINQALQEGVDKFGVCSTGSSLITGYHYAHQALEDTICQWLNKPKCLLFNSGFAANVGVLKTLARQNSHFYLDKLAHASLIEGAFVDKRMAKRFLHNDYQQLDKQLAQHAGDDQLIVSEGIFSMDGDQADICQLRAVADQHKAWLYIDDAHSIGVIGQSGQGSASYQQPIEIIMATFGKAIATSGAFIACDEELHNYLINFCRDYIYSTAMSPAVAWATKKSIELIQQDQWRREKISVLSELFSSTLNASVNLLPSTSSIHAIVLGSEQSALEISEKLKSQGIWLSAIRPPTVAKGTSRLRVTICASHNENDIKYLAESINRVVN; encoded by the coding sequence ATGAGCTTTTCATTTTTAACTCAGCAGTTAGCGAAACAGCAACAACAACATTTATACCGCCAGCGTCAGCTCGTTGAACAACAAGCTGGCCGAGAAATCCAAATCGCGGGTAAAAATTATCTTAATTTTTCTGCTAATGATTATTTAGGGTTAAATCATCATCCGGCGATCAACCAGGCATTGCAAGAGGGCGTAGATAAGTTTGGTGTCTGCTCGACTGGTTCAAGTTTGATCACTGGTTATCATTATGCCCATCAGGCGTTGGAAGATACTATTTGTCAGTGGCTTAATAAACCTAAATGTTTGTTATTTAATAGCGGCTTTGCCGCCAATGTTGGTGTGTTAAAAACGTTAGCTCGGCAAAATAGTCATTTTTATCTCGATAAGCTTGCCCATGCATCATTAATCGAAGGTGCCTTTGTTGATAAACGAATGGCAAAGCGATTTTTACATAATGATTACCAGCAGTTAGATAAGCAGCTAGCTCAGCACGCCGGTGATGATCAACTGATTGTTTCAGAAGGAATATTCAGTATGGACGGTGATCAGGCAGATATTTGTCAATTACGCGCTGTTGCAGATCAACACAAGGCTTGGCTTTATATTGATGATGCTCATAGCATAGGGGTTATTGGTCAATCTGGTCAGGGAAGTGCTAGTTATCAACAGCCGATTGAAATTATTATGGCAACCTTTGGTAAAGCAATTGCAACCAGTGGGGCTTTTATTGCATGTGATGAAGAATTACATAACTATTTAATCAATTTCTGCCGTGATTATATTTATTCCACGGCAATGTCACCGGCAGTTGCCTGGGCGACGAAAAAAAGTATCGAGCTTATTCAACAAGATCAGTGGCGGCGAGAAAAAATATCCGTTTTAAGTGAATTGTTTTCGTCTACACTTAATGCGTCGGTAAATTTGCTCCCTAGCACATCTTCAATTCATGCCATAGTGCTAGGCAGTGAGCAAAGTGCATTAGAAATTTCAGAAAAATTAAAATCTCAAGGTATTTGGTTATCAGCTATCCGTCCGCCAACGGTAGCGAAAGGTACATCTAGGTTACGTGTTACCATTTGTGCTAGCCATAATGAAAATGATATCAAGTACTTAGCTGAGTCTATCAATAGGGTTGTTAATTAA
- the bioC gene encoding malonyl-ACP O-methyltransferase BioC yields MPDVHIRYQIAKSFGLASHSYDISARLQRYSGKHLMPWLPNRNDLTVLDLGCGTGFFTEILAQRFEHVFGLDISGKMLSFAKENRDQEITWLHGDAYKLPLADKSVDLVYSNLMIQWCDDLTIVVNEILRVLKPGGLFIFSTLVEGTLFELKSSWAQVDQDKHVIDFKTEQQLSELFNSEHSKLIEHNSQDIILEYENVLHLARELKGLGANKVPKKSAKGLAGKDKWQKMMQSYQDFLEPTGIYPATYRVYSGILVKLNS; encoded by the coding sequence ATGCCAGATGTACATATACGTTATCAAATAGCTAAATCTTTTGGTTTAGCCAGTCACTCTTATGATATTTCGGCGCGCTTACAACGTTATAGTGGTAAACATTTAATGCCATGGTTACCTAACCGAAATGATTTAACCGTATTAGATTTAGGTTGCGGTACTGGTTTTTTTACTGAGATATTAGCACAGCGATTTGAGCACGTATTTGGCTTAGATATTTCGGGGAAAATGCTTTCGTTTGCGAAAGAGAATCGAGATCAAGAAATCACTTGGTTGCATGGGGATGCCTATAAATTACCTTTGGCTGATAAATCGGTTGATCTGGTGTATTCCAATTTAATGATCCAATGGTGTGATGATTTAACTATTGTTGTAAATGAAATCTTAAGGGTATTGAAGCCCGGCGGCTTGTTCATATTTTCTACCTTAGTAGAAGGTACACTATTCGAATTGAAATCTTCTTGGGCACAAGTCGATCAGGATAAGCATGTGATCGATTTTAAAACTGAGCAGCAATTAAGTGAGCTGTTTAATTCTGAGCACAGTAAGTTGATTGAGCATAATAGTCAGGACATTATTTTAGAATATGAAAATGTCCTGCACTTGGCGCGAGAGTTAAAAGGTTTAGGGGCGAATAAAGTCCCTAAAAAAAGTGCCAAAGGCTTAGCAGGTAAAGATAAATGGCAAAAGATGATGCAGAGTTATCAGGACTTTTTAGAGCCTACGGGTATTTATCCCGCCACTTATCGGGTTTATTCGGGTATTTTGGTTAAATTGAATAGCTAG
- the bioD gene encoding dethiobiotin synthase, translating to MKKIFITATDTDAGKTHIAQSILYALSQQKLKVAAFKPISAGCELIDDQLINEDARLLAEQANCGQTIAAVNPIAFKEPIAPHIAAAKYQQKIELADIYHNFQDIVRLQPDVVITEGAGGWRLPLGQGHFLSEFAQQTEQQVILIVNMKLGCLNHAVLTYQAICQDGLSCLGWIANCQEEMPYLAENLAELTQLIKAPLIGKVLYQPDIKQVAQALDLTLL from the coding sequence ATGAAAAAAATATTTATTACTGCGACTGATACTGATGCAGGCAAAACGCATATTGCGCAAAGTATTCTCTATGCACTCTCACAGCAAAAGTTAAAAGTTGCCGCGTTTAAGCCAATTTCAGCTGGCTGCGAGCTTATAGATGATCAACTGATCAATGAAGATGCCCGTTTACTGGCGGAACAGGCCAATTGCGGTCAAACAATTGCAGCCGTTAATCCAATTGCATTTAAAGAGCCGATTGCACCGCATATTGCCGCAGCAAAGTATCAGCAAAAAATTGAGCTTGCTGACATTTATCATAACTTTCAGGATATCGTACGGTTACAACCCGATGTTGTCATTACTGAAGGCGCTGGAGGCTGGCGCTTACCGTTAGGGCAAGGTCATTTTTTATCTGAATTTGCTCAACAAACAGAACAGCAGGTCATTTTAATTGTCAATATGAAATTGGGGTGTTTAAACCATGCGGTATTAACATATCAGGCAATTTGTCAGGATGGATTGTCTTGCCTTGGCTGGATAGCAAACTGCCAAGAAGAAATGCCTTACTTGGCAGAAAATCTTGCTGAATTAACGCAATTAATTAAAGCACCTTTGATTGGCAAGGTGTTATATCAGCCGGATATAAAACAGGTAGCGCAAGCTCTAGATCTTACGCTACTTTAG